The proteins below are encoded in one region of Pochonia chlamydosporia 170 chromosome Unknown PCv3seq00030, whole genome shotgun sequence:
- a CDS encoding reverse transcriptase (RNA-dependent DNA polymerase) domain-containing protein — protein sequence MVTCGYNHTHEVIVPRYEEPCVFTDGKILVLVYVDDILILSPSQEKVSVDKLVKYLQDKYNLREEDFKWYLGIRVIRDRPNRKMYLCQDAYIDKIARKFKLCDSKLRVPSIPITTIPLVKHEGQASQEEIKAYQERVGSLMYIAVMTRPDIARAATQLARFLTNPSPEHLAAADQCIRYLYTTRFLAIIYDGLHAGESLVIASDASFADDAETRRSSQGYVMTLFNGPVVWKAGLQDTVTTSTTEAEILSLERTTKESYALDRLLRDISLDLGPLKIYCDNLQSIRLVVEDNQRITTKLRHVDVQNMWLKQEFKKEQLTAGLADLGLGSDSIICKGKFEQVIHEAKLIDPSITPSEIKITKLFASPFSTGGLVVLLLQPRSDHLWELGADAVIKDCATLDSLNEGLGICASTTLQGNVSIMDLWTCLPWKVTETLDYAQKCRFRLAILAAIEAKQPECFLGMETVSIIDHEAKHQPVTQVTDHTAGVLLVL from the exons ATGGTTACATGTGGTTATAACCATACTCACGAGG TTATTGTGCCCAGGTATGAGGAGCCCTGCGTCTTCACTGACGGCAAAATTCTGGTCCTTGTCTATGTCGACGATATCCTGATCCTAAGCCCGTCGCAAGAAAAGGTATCCGTGGACAAGCTTGTCAAGTATCTCCAAGACAAGTACAACCTGCGCGAAGAAGACTTCAAGTGGTATCTTGGCATCAGGGTCATAAGAGATCGACCAAACCGGAAGATGTATCTCTGCCAGGACGCCTACATCGACAAAATTGCGCGAAAATTCAAGCTCTGCGACTCAAAGCTTCGAGTACCGTCAATCCCGATCACAACGATCCCTCTCGTCAAACATGAGGGACAGGCTTCCCAGGAAGAGATAAAAGCATATCAGGAACGAGTCGGATCTCTGATGTATATCGCAGTCATGACCAGACCTGATATAGCACGAGCAGCTACCCAGCTTGCAAGGTTCCTGACAAACCCATCACCAGAGCACCTTGCCGCCGCTGATCAATGCATCCGTTATCTCTACACGACGAGATTCCTCGCCATCATCTATGATGGTCTGCACGCAGGAGAATCACTGGTGATTGCAAGTGATGCGTCATTCGCGGACGATGCCGAAACTCGACGTTCGTCGCAGGGATATGTGATGACACTCTTCAACGGACCAGTTGTGTGGAAGGCCGGACTGCAGGACACGGTCACGACTTCGACAACCGAGGCAGAAATCTTGAGCCTGGAAAGAACAACCAAAGAGAGTTACGCCCTAGATCGACTGCTAAGGGACATTTCTCTTGATCTTGGACCTCTCAAGATATACTGCGACAATCTTCAGTCAATCCGACTTGTTGTGGAGGACAACCAGAGAATCACGACGAAGCTGCGACACGTCGATGTCCAGAACATGTGGCTGaagcaggaattcaagaAGG AGCAACTTACCGCTGGCCTTGCTGATCTTGGCTTAGGGTCAGATTCAATCATTTGCAAAGGCAAATTTGAACAAGTTATACACGAGGCAAAACTAATAGATCCATCCATTACTCCATCAGAAATCAAGATCACGAAGCTGTTCGCCAGCCCATTCTCCACTGGAGGGCTTGTCGTGCTTCTTCTACAACCACGGTCTGACCACCTTTGGGagcttggtgctgatgctgttATCAAGGATTGTGCTACTCTAGATTCACTGAATGAAGGCCTTGGGATCTGCGCTTCTACAACTCTACAGGGGAATGTCTCGATAATGGACTTATGGACCTGTCTTCCTTGGAAAGTCACCGAGACACTAGATTATGCGCAGAAATGCAGGTTTCGCCTGGCCATTCTGGCTGCCATAGAAGCAAAGCAGCCTGAGTGCTTCCTGGGCATGGAAACGGTCAGCATTATAGACCATGAGGCAAAACATCAGCCGGTCACACAGGTCACTGACCACACAGCAGGAGTCTTGTTGGTTCTGTAG
- a CDS encoding Tfo1 transposase (similar to Beauveria bassiana ARSEF 2860 XP_008603138.1), which yields MSSDNSSSLASTLQKSPAPTTPLHFDALIKVEYVGKPNNSLKSGVQRRKQFSCTRCNSWTTSHRTNAVKHVLSLHSLSGGSSPSPVSTPTSQRDISSMFTPIISQNGLRNSFNQQAYREAIIGLLTRRRMPFSAVEWNEMKDLALACNPAIEDLLITSRRTAVRYIASNYKLYKGQIKEGLATSISPIHISSDLWTSPHRHSLLAICAQWVDREGRLQRALLGLPACRYSHSGEKQANLILQVIEEFSIQSNLGWHTGDNATSNNTCLEVMESRLLSEHHVRFNAKQRRIRCIAHTINLSLRAFLLASSREALLAALKATTDATGEELIKQFSDVLDAQQQKRREECMQWEGSQGSQSRKRHAHRRDSQGSQGSQGSQGSVGDEYSGIQGVPTLRKLHELAVWLRSSSLHADIWDDNVGLRLGIDNRTRWSSWYMVIDRAIAKQSEIKAFMTDHEAALGSIRLTAQDWDYLDKARTFLQPFASATLYAEGDKSSISQSLPLMDALLAHYERNKAHYSQEDHHDPRMVRAIEMGWFVLDKYYNMTEEAPVYAAALLLDPSRRAAHIRKNWPATWVEPAIESANALWQESFSTRCVADDQRNLFSITPPSVPSRKRGSELHLLMRDMEVITADVWDGDDFRTFIELPPFRIDCSPLEWWSRSEQKSRYPRLHKMATAILSIPAESSEPERVFSGSRRTCSWDRLSLSCLNIQRIGCIGSWIREGHIRLSNLNGMGLPMEATTMDEDEELDDEIVNEMQWI from the coding sequence ATGTCGTCGGACAACTCCTCTAGTCTCGCCTCTACGTTGCAAAAGTCACCAGCACCCACAACACCGTTGCATTTCGATGCTCTAATTAAGGTCGAATATGTTGGCAAACCTAACAACTCCCTCAAATCGGGAGTCCAGCGTCGAAAGCAGTTTTCCTGTACGAGATGTAATTCCTGGACAACATCTCATCGAACAAACGCTGTCAAACATGTTCTCTCTCTCCATTCGCTCTCTGGAGGATCTTCTCCATCCCCCGTGTCAACACCAACGTCACAGCGAGATATCTCGTCTATGTTTACCCCTATCATTTCTCAGAATGGTCTACGTAACAGCTTCAATCAACAAGCCTATCGAGAGGCTATTATTGGCCTGCTTACCCGTCGTCGGATGCCGTTCTCAGCCGTTGAATGGAATGAGATGAAGGATCTTGCTCTGGCCTGCAACCCCGCTATTGAAGATCTTCTCATTACTTCCCGCCGTACTGCTGTCCGCTACATTGCATCGAACTATAAGCTTTATAAGGGACAGATAAAGGAAGGACTCGCTACCAGCATTAGTCCTATACATATATCTTCAGACTTATGGACGTCTCCGCATCGACACTCTCTTCTTGCTATCTGCGCCCAGTGGGTGGACCGTGAGGGACGGCTACAAAGAGCTCTGCTAGGATTACCTGCATGTCGTTACTCCCACAGTGGTGAGAAACAGGCTAACCTAATCCTCCAAGTTATTGAAGAGTTCAGCATTCAGTCTAACCTGGGATGGCACACTGGTGATAATGCCACTTCAAACAATACTTGCCTCGAGGTGATGGAATCACGCCTGCTCTCTGAGCACCATGTTCGATTCAATGCTAAACAACGTCGCATTCGATGTATTGCCCACACCATTAATCTGTCCCTTCGGGCATTCCTGCTGGCATCTTCACGTGAGGCACTTCTGGCCGCACTAAAAGCCACGACTGATGCCACCGGGGAAGAGCTAATCAAACAATTTTCTGATGTCCTTGACGCCCAACAACAGAAACGGCGTGAAGAGTGTATGCAATGGGAAGGATCCCAGGGAAGTCAATCAAGGAAGAGGCATGCTCATCGCCGAGATAGCCAGGGTAGCCAGGGTAGCCAGGGTAGCCAGGGTTCTGTAGGTGATGAGTACTCCGGCATCCAGGGTGTGCCTACCTTGCGCAAGCTGCATGAACTAGCCGTCTGGCTTCGCAGTTCATCCCTACATGCGGATATCTGGGATGATAACGTTGGCCTTAGGCTCGGTATTGACAATCGAACTCGGTGGTCTTCTTGGTATATGGTTATTGATAGGGCCATCGCGAAGCAATCGGAAATCAAAGCTTTTATGACTGACCACGAAGCAGCTCTTGGTAGTATCCGTCTTACAGCCCAGGATTGGGATTATCTTGATAAAGCCCGTACATTTCTGCAACCATTTGCTTCGGCCACACTTTATGCAGAAGGCGACAAGTCATCTATTTCACAGTCGCTACCTCTAATGgacgcccttcttgcccattATGAGAGGAACAAAGCCCATTATTCCCAGGAAGACCACCACGACCCCCGAATGGTTCGTGCTATTGAGATGGGCTGGTTTGTCCTCGATAAATACTATAATATGACTGAGGAGGCACCTGTCTATGCTGCggcccttcttctcgaccCTTCTCGGAGAGCAGCACATATTCGGAAGAATTGGCCGGCTACATGGGTTGAACCCGCTATTGAATCTGCTAATGCACTGTGGCAGGAGAGTTTCAGCACAAGGTGTGTCGCTGATGATCAGCGCAACCTGTTTTCAATAACGCCGCCATCGGTGCCTTCCAGGAAGCGTGGCTCTGAGCTGCACCTCCTTATGAGGGATATGGAAGTTATCACTGCAGATGTGTGGGATGGCGATGACTTCAGGACTTTCATTGAACTGCCTCCCTTCCGCATTGATTGTAGTCCTCTCGAGTGGTGGTCTCGCAGTGAGCAAAAATCGCGTTACCCACGGCTCCACAAGATGGCAACGGCTATTTTGTCCATTCCAGCAGAGTCATCAGAGCCTGAAAGGGTATTTTCTGGATCTAGAAGAACTTGTTCATGGGATAGGCTGAGTTTATCATGTCTTAATATTCAGAGAATTGGATGCATTGGTAGCTGGATACGAGAGGGCCATATCCGGCTTTCCAATCTCAACGGCATGGGCCTCCCTATGGAGGCAACCAcgatggatgaagatgaagagcttgatgaCGAGATCGTAAATGAAATGCAATGGATTTAA
- a CDS encoding C2H2 finger domain-containing protein (similar to Metarhizium acridum CQMa 102 XP_007809561.1) yields the protein MARHRRSLGADESDSSFSPEIESCFDEDEADLSGEETEATDLDVQQDDDLGFEDQIQLFGGNIHPPEYYRSGIEEFNESSFVDEDYSPGSTILLDAIELQWQQQVALPSHLLQALRFNCPPADFAKQFYRVTLTRKDGRKLRGTTKSSSLGTAWKVFRLVYERVVGAKLDPKLNRNMHKVLRELAKKHELSDQKRANRCMTINDLKEQIETTLSTTKKSFDIGEHRILAVLFLLLLAPAGSRPTSILRLRFGDIRVALARDPEGGPHKILIRFTLEFTKSYLGTKDTKTFTIPEMMFDPSLLLSPHAFLLGILFRHQAFRASLLTSPMQLDELDIHPGERELPLPLRSDLKEVGIFRRAVKTLTGYEMSATKTITNGMMASWIKRVGEIMGLQYETIPYSLRYNAANEFDQSPDMSEALRNLSLDHANSVPFQKHYLGRVVRADPWAIIRREKPQQALIDQACSIGHSMSKRRPTGLTAEQSASVASDPKVRRLTAQLRKLRPGSEQHKKTHRELRSLKQRLKRELKQKIRDNWTDEQAVEDIERQLQGVGFAEPWVDNAIRPRRPAQKLLVEALKTPVDDTLEGQYRRRDNAIEAIVAYCSVEEGPTLRRIHMQPTTTVLREDSREPSEDSPLYLAIMSVFIDNPKQRPRRCFLCIGAALSLPPDDPRVEDKIQEFYTAGDLSKHFRRRHLSHLRGNDQPVCQVCDITLAHKMHLQKHAIAVHGTVS from the exons ATGGCACGCCATAGACGCTCCCTTGGTGCGGACGAATCTGACTCCTCTTTTTCACCAGAGATTGAGAGCTGTttcgatgaggatgaagcgGACCTGTCTGGTGAGGAAACTGAGGCGACCGACCTTGACGTCCAACAAGATGATGATCTGGGCTTTGAAGATCAAATCCAACTTTTTGGTGGAAATATACATCCGCCTGAATATTACCGGAGTGGTATAGAAGAATTCAATGAAAGCTCTTTTGTTGACGAAGACTACAGCCCCGGGAGTACAATACTCTTGGACGCGATAGAGCtgcagtggcagcagcaagtCGCCTTACCTTCCCATCTCCTCCAGGCTCTGCGTTTTAACTGTCCTCCCGCAGATTTTGCAAAGCAGTTCTATCGCGTGACCCTCACGC GCAAGGACGGTAGAAAATTGAGAGGCACCACAAAAAGCAGCTCGTTAGGCACAGCCTGGAAAGTCTTCCGACTCGTATATGAGAGGGTTGTTGGTGCGAAGCTCGATCCAAAATTGAATCGTAACATGCACAAG GTCCTCCGAGAGCTTGCAAAAAAACACGAACTTAGCGACCAGAAGAGAGCTAATCGTTGCATGACTATTAACGATTTGAAGGAGCAGATCGAGACAACGCTAAGTACCACAAAGAAGTCGTTTGACATCGGAGAACACCGTATTTTGGCTGTGCTTTTCCTCCTCTTATTGGCTCCTGCAGGCTCTCGCCCAACGTCCATCCTCCGGCTTCGCTTTGGAGACATCCGAGTGGCCTTGGCGAGAGATCCGGAGGGTGGACCACACAAGATCTTAATTCGATTCACGTTGGAGTTCACAAAATCATACCTTGGCACTAAGGATAC CAAAACATTTACCATCCCCGAGATGATGTTCGATCCGTCTTTGCTCCTTAGTCCCCATGCCTTTCTGCTGGGCATTTTATTTCGCCACCAAGCATTTCGCGCATCCCTTCTCACCTCTCCTATGCAACTAGATGAGCTGGACATACATCCCGGCGAGCGGGAGCTACCCTTGCCTCTAAGAAGTGATCTGAAAGAGGTAGGCATTTTTCGTCGCGCTGTCAAAACACTGACAGGGTATGAAATGTCAGCAACGAAGACCATCACaaatggcatgatggcgagctggATTAAGAGAGTGGGTGAAATCATGGGACTTCAGTACGAAACAATACCGTACAGCCTGCGCTATAATGCAGCCAACGAGTTTGACCAAAGCC CTGACATGAGCGAGGCGCTCCGGAATCTCTCCCTTGACCACGCCAACTCCGTCCCTTTCCAAAAACATTATCTTGGCCGCGTTGTCCGTGCTGACCCATGGGCCATTATCCGTCGCgagaagccacagcaggCGCTTATAGATCAGGCTTGCAGCATTGGTCATTCAATGAGCAAACGCCGGCCGACGGGCCTCACGGCCGAGCAATCGGCGTCCGTCGCATCAGATCCCAAAGTTCGACGGCTTACTGCCCAGCTGCGAAAATTACGCCCAGGATCTGAACAGCATAAGAAAACACACCGCGAGTTGCGATCACTAAAGCAGAGGCTGAAGAGAGAGCTGAAACAGAAGATTCGAGACAACTGGACTGACGAACAAGCCGTGGAGGACATTGaacgccaactccaaggaGTCGGCTTTGCAGAACCATGGGTGGATAATGCAATCCGTCCCCGGCGGCCGGCTCAAAAGTTGCTGGTCGAGGCCCTAAAGACTCCAGTCGATGATACTCTTGAGGGACAGTATCGACGCAGGGACAACGCGATTGAGGCCATAGTTGCATACTGTAGCGTCGAAGAGGGGCCAACATTACGCCGTATTCATATGCAGCCTACAACAACGGTCTTGCGTGAGGACTCTCGTGAGCCTTCGGAAGACAGCCCTCTATACCTCGCTATCATGTCTGTTTTCATTGACAATCCGAAACAGAGGCCCAGAAGGTGCTTTTTGTGCATTGGTGCAGCGCTCTCATTGCCGCCAGACGACCCTCGTGTAGAAGACAAGATTCAGGAGTTCTACACCGCTGGTGATTTAAGCAAACACTTCCGTCGGAGACACCTATCGCACTTGCGAGGTAATGATCAGCCAGTGTGCCAAGTTTGCGATATCACTCTCGCACATAAGATGCATCTGCAAAAGCATGCAATTGCAGTTCATGGAACGGTCTCCTAA
- a CDS encoding ankyrin repeats (3 copies) domain-containing protein: protein MSLLSHQSVEPDRRDYYGSTPLSIAVRNNRIEIVKLLLATGQVTLDSRDTFGRTVLWWAGRSGSPDMEQTLLNYSEERGIPVCKNNAFINANLMSNDKISTWCDVCTLNIPNHQVSYQCHLCNGGDFYICSECYEIGGRCLGDDHVLV from the coding sequence atgtcCTTACTCAGTCACCAGTCAGTTGAACCCGACCGGAGAGATTACTATGGCTCGACACCTCTATCGATAGCTGTACGGAATAACCGCATAGAGATAGTCAAATTGCTTCTGGCTACTGGACAGGTTACTCTAGACTCACGGGACACTTTCGGACGGACTGTGTTATGGTGGGCTGGACGATCTGGGAGCCCTGATATGGAGCAAACACTACTCAACTATTCAGAGGAGAGAGGCATACCAGTTTGTAAAAACAACGCGTTTATCAATGCTAACCTAATGTCCAATGACAAGATATCCACATGGTGTGATGTCTGCACTTTGAACATTCCTAATCACCAAGTCAGCTACCAATGCCACCTTTGCAACGGTGGAGATTTTTATATTTGCTCGGAATGCTATGAGATTGGAGGGCGTTGTTTAGGCGATGATCATGTATTGGTCTAA
- a CDS encoding ankyrin repeat domain-containing protein — protein sequence MLLANSAEVNIKDNVGLTPLLLAAQNGLEAVVKMLLQNGAEVNVQDNKGRTPLLSATQNGHEAIVKMLLAKGAEVEAKDKTYGQTPLLWATENGHGACVRLLLNKSNLSTENTISRTPLSVGSARLLFG from the coding sequence atgctgctggcgaACAGCGCGGAAGTCAATATAAAGGACAACGTAGGTTTAACTCCGCTATTATTGGCAGCCCAGAACGGTCTTGAGGCGGTCGTCAAGATGCTGCTCCAGAATGGCGCGGAGGTCAATGTACAGGACAACAAAGGCAGGACGCCGCTATTATCGGCAACCCAGAACGGTCATGAGGCTATCGTCAAGATGCTGCTAGCGAAGGGCGCCGAGGTTGAGGCGAAGGACAAGACGTATGGTCAGACGCCACTATTATGGGCTACCGAGAACGGGCATGGGGCTTGCGTAAGGCTGCTACTCAATAAGTCCAACTTGAGTACAGAAAATACTATTTCTCGGACACCGCTAtctgttggaagcgcaaggcttctattcgggtga